A genomic window from Pseudokineococcus lusitanus includes:
- a CDS encoding response regulator transcription factor: protein MTTPTASARSGLVRRDGSPLRVLVVDDEANLRDLLQMALRYEGWDVRTAPDGGSAVRETRTWRPDAVVLDVMLPDLDGLEVLRRVRADGVDVPVLFLTARDAVEDRVAGLTAGGDDYVTKPFSLEEVVARVRALLRRTGATGSAPDSVLVVGDLELDEDSHEVRRGGEEVRLTATEFELLRYLMRNPRRVLSKAQILDRVWSYDFGGQANVVELYISYLRRKVDKGRAPMIHTLRGAGYVIKPGAAPDDGA from the coding sequence ATGACGACCCCCACCGCGTCCGCGCGCAGCGGCCTCGTGCGCCGCGACGGCAGCCCCCTGCGGGTCCTCGTCGTCGACGACGAGGCCAACCTGCGGGACCTGCTGCAGATGGCGCTGCGCTACGAGGGCTGGGACGTCCGGACGGCGCCCGACGGCGGCAGCGCCGTCCGCGAGACCCGGACGTGGCGGCCGGACGCCGTCGTCCTCGACGTCATGCTTCCCGACCTCGACGGCCTCGAGGTCCTGCGACGGGTGCGGGCCGACGGCGTCGACGTCCCCGTGCTCTTCCTCACCGCGCGCGACGCGGTGGAGGACCGGGTGGCCGGCCTCACCGCCGGCGGCGACGACTACGTCACCAAGCCCTTCAGCCTCGAGGAGGTCGTCGCGCGGGTCCGTGCCCTCCTGCGCCGGACGGGCGCGACCGGCTCGGCCCCCGACAGCGTCCTCGTCGTCGGCGACCTCGAGCTCGACGAGGACAGCCACGAGGTGCGCCGCGGCGGCGAGGAGGTCCGGCTCACCGCCACGGAGTTCGAGCTGCTGCGCTACCTCATGCGCAACCCGCGCCGTGTCCTGTCGAAGGCGCAGATCCTCGACCGCGTCTGGAGCTACGACTTCGGCGGCCAGGCCAACGTCGTCGAGCTCTACATCTCCTACCTGCGCCGCAAGGTCGACAAGGGCCGGGCGCCGATGATCCACACGCTCCGGGGGGCGGGCTACGTCATCAAGCCGGGGGCCGCCCCCGACGACGGCGCATGA
- a CDS encoding PGPGW domain-containing protein: MRRHAATLVTAVVGGLLTLTGIALLVLPGPGMVLVALGLALLATEFAWARKPLGYARNRAEAGVRQVGRHRTSALMALTCAAALAGTGVVRLSGVSVPFVSELTAVLLVVSGIFLVGTLLYARSVVRRAPV, from the coding sequence GTGCGTCGCCACGCCGCCACGCTCGTCACCGCCGTCGTCGGCGGGCTGCTCACCCTCACGGGCATCGCGCTGCTCGTGCTGCCGGGCCCGGGCATGGTGCTCGTGGCCCTCGGCCTCGCGCTGCTCGCCACGGAGTTCGCCTGGGCGCGCAAGCCGCTCGGCTACGCCCGCAACCGCGCCGAGGCCGGGGTCCGCCAGGTCGGACGCCACCGCACGTCGGCGCTCATGGCCCTCACGTGCGCGGCCGCCCTCGCCGGCACCGGGGTCGTGCGCCTGTCCGGGGTGTCGGTCCCCTTCGTCTCGGAGCTGACGGCCGTGCTCCTCGTCGTGAGCGGCATCTTCCTCGTCGGCACCCTGCTGTACGCCCGGAGCGTCGTGCGCCGGGCGCCGGTCTGA
- a CDS encoding DUF1810 domain-containing protein, with protein MTGTDAGLQRFVDAQGGGTYEGALAELRAGRKRGHWIWYVLPQLAGLGSSPTSQHYGVHGLAEARDYLAHPVLGPRLRECAAALADLPGRDGTPTGPVDAVAALGSVDALKLRSSVTLFALAAEDAGESSQVFRTVLDRCCDGVEDPRTLALLGR; from the coding sequence ATGACGGGCACCGACGCAGGGCTGCAGCGTTTCGTCGACGCGCAGGGGGGCGGTACCTACGAGGGCGCGCTCGCCGAGCTGCGCGCGGGCCGCAAGCGCGGCCACTGGATCTGGTACGTCCTGCCGCAGCTCGCCGGGCTCGGCTCCTCCCCGACCTCGCAGCACTACGGCGTCCACGGCCTCGCGGAGGCGCGGGACTACCTCGCCCACCCCGTCCTCGGTCCGCGGCTGCGGGAGTGCGCGGCCGCCCTCGCCGACCTCCCCGGCCGGGACGGGACGCCGACCGGTCCCGTCGACGCCGTCGCCGCGCTGGGGTCCGTCGACGCCCTCAAGCTCCGCTCCTCCGTGACGCTCTTCGCGCTCGCCGCCGAGGACGCCGGGGAGAGCTCCCAGGTCTTCCGCACGGTGCTGGACCGCTGCTGCGACGGCGTCGAGGACCCGCGGACGCTGGCGCTGCTCGGGCGCTGA